One Oryza glaberrima chromosome 11, OglaRS2, whole genome shotgun sequence genomic region harbors:
- the LOC127754085 gene encoding cytosolic sulfotransferase 12-like isoform X2 — MHGVHERTRSSSAGIRNATAAAMAAAPGEVSGGQGNGGVTAIAELTISSLPLETRCAPFPLRQHGGFWLPETFLPGLEAARARFEPRPSDVLLASFPKSGTTWLKALAFATLNRAAYPPSGEGHPLRRRGPHDCVQFLESALVVSDDMFASLPPPRLLSTHLPYSLLPEGVKADSSGCRIVYICRDPKDVLVSWWLFTKKALGTQDGPTNGGNKPTLYTLEEELDLFCAGRSANGPYWRHVLEYWAESKRRPHKVLFLRYEEMTRETTSNVRKLAEFMGCPFSGEEEADGVPDAIVGLCSFDHLRSLEGESS, encoded by the exons ATGCACGGGGTTCACGAGCGCACCAGATCATCATCGGCAGGCATACGCAACGCAACAGCAGCCGCGATGGCCGCGGCGCCGGGCGAGGTTAGCGGCGGCCAAGGCAACGGTGGCGTCACCGCCATCGCCGAGCTCACCATCTCCTCGCTGCCGCTGGAGACGCGATGCGCGCCGTTCCCCCTGCGTCAGCACGGCGGCTTCTGGCTGCCGGAGACGTTCCTCCCGGGGCTcgaggccgcgcgcgcgcgcttcgAGCCGCGGCCGTCCGACGTCCTCCTCGCCAGCTTCCCCAAGTCCGGCACCACCTGGCTCAAGGCGCTCGCCTTCGCGACGCTCAACCGGGCCGCCTACCCGCCCTCCGGCGAGGGCCACCCGCTCCGCCGTCGTGGCCCGCACGACTGCGTGCAGTTCCTCGAGTCGGCGCTTGTGGTGTCCGACGACATGTTTGCTTCACTCCCTCCGCCGCGTTTACTGTCTACCCACCTGCCTTACTCCCTCCTGCCTGAGGGCGTCAAGGCGGATAGCTCCGGCTGTCGTATCGTCTACATTTGCAG GGATCCCAAAGACGTTCTTGTCTCCTGGTGGCTGTTTACCAAGAAGGCATTGGGCACTCAAGATGGACCTACCAACGGAGGCAACAAGCCAACGCTTTACACGCTCGAGGAGGAGCTCGATCTGTTCTGCGCCGGACGGTCAGCCAACGGACCATACTGGCGCCACGTGCTGGAGTATTGGGCAGAGAGCAAGAGGAGGCCACACAAGGTTCTCTTCCTCCGCTACGAGGAGATGACACGAGAGACGACGAGCAACGTGAGGAAGCTGGCCGAGTTCATGGGCTGCCCgttctccggcgaggaggaggcagacGGCGTGCCGGACGCCATCGTCGGCCTCTGCAGCTTCGACCATCTCAGGAGCTTGGAG GGGGAGAGTTCCTAA
- the LOC127754085 gene encoding cytosolic sulfotransferase 12-like isoform X1: protein MHGVHERTRSSSAGIRNATAAAMAAAPGEVSGGQGNGGVTAIAELTISSLPLETRCAPFPLRQHGGFWLPETFLPGLEAARARFEPRPSDVLLASFPKSGTTWLKALAFATLNRAAYPPSGEGHPLRRRGPHDCVQFLESALVVSDDMFASLPPPRLLSTHLPYSLLPEGVKADSSGCRIVYICRDPKDVLVSWWLFTKKALGTQDGPTNGGNKPTLYTLEEELDLFCAGRSANGPYWRHVLEYWAESKRRPHKVLFLRYEEMTRETTSNVRKLAEFMGCPFSGEEEADGVPDAIVGLCSFDHLRSLEVNRNGVSDLNIKNDSYYRKGMAGDWANYLSPEMAAQLDRVIDDELRSCGFSFATGGR from the exons ATGCACGGGGTTCACGAGCGCACCAGATCATCATCGGCAGGCATACGCAACGCAACAGCAGCCGCGATGGCCGCGGCGCCGGGCGAGGTTAGCGGCGGCCAAGGCAACGGTGGCGTCACCGCCATCGCCGAGCTCACCATCTCCTCGCTGCCGCTGGAGACGCGATGCGCGCCGTTCCCCCTGCGTCAGCACGGCGGCTTCTGGCTGCCGGAGACGTTCCTCCCGGGGCTcgaggccgcgcgcgcgcgcttcgAGCCGCGGCCGTCCGACGTCCTCCTCGCCAGCTTCCCCAAGTCCGGCACCACCTGGCTCAAGGCGCTCGCCTTCGCGACGCTCAACCGGGCCGCCTACCCGCCCTCCGGCGAGGGCCACCCGCTCCGCCGTCGTGGCCCGCACGACTGCGTGCAGTTCCTCGAGTCGGCGCTTGTGGTGTCCGACGACATGTTTGCTTCACTCCCTCCGCCGCGTTTACTGTCTACCCACCTGCCTTACTCCCTCCTGCCTGAGGGCGTCAAGGCGGATAGCTCCGGCTGTCGTATCGTCTACATTTGCAG GGATCCCAAAGACGTTCTTGTCTCCTGGTGGCTGTTTACCAAGAAGGCATTGGGCACTCAAGATGGACCTACCAACGGAGGCAACAAGCCAACGCTTTACACGCTCGAGGAGGAGCTCGATCTGTTCTGCGCCGGACGGTCAGCCAACGGACCATACTGGCGCCACGTGCTGGAGTATTGGGCAGAGAGCAAGAGGAGGCCACACAAGGTTCTCTTCCTCCGCTACGAGGAGATGACACGAGAGACGACGAGCAACGTGAGGAAGCTGGCCGAGTTCATGGGCTGCCCgttctccggcgaggaggaggcagacGGCGTGCCGGACGCCATCGTCGGCCTCTGCAGCTTCGACCATCTCAGGAGCTTGGAGGTAAACAGGAATGGTGTCTCTGACTTGAACATCAAAAACGACTCGTACTATCGAAAGGGGATGGCTGGTGACTGGGCCAATTATTTGTCACCTGAGATGGCGGCACAGCTGGATCGGGTCATTGACGACGAGTTGCGGTCCTGTGGGTTTAGCTTTGCCACCGGTGGACGGTAA